Genomic segment of Peromyscus leucopus breed LL Stock chromosome 23, UCI_PerLeu_2.1, whole genome shotgun sequence:
tACCTGTCccaggtcttgctctgtagacaaggctgacctcgaactcacagagatccaagatccgcctggctctgcctcctgagtgctgggattaaaggtgtgcaccaccaccacccggctcttccttccttccttccttccttcttcctttccttctttcttctttttcttctcctcctcctccttccttatttgtttgtttgttttttgagtcagggtttctctcgctctgtagaccagactatcctcaaactcagatatccacctgcctctgccacccaagtgctgggattaaagtcgtgaaCCTCTACTCCCGgcagcttatttatttgtttgctgatttattcatttataaactaattaataaatttatttactaatttatttatcaTTCTAGAAGGAGAGAGTCCACAATGGCAGAGGCAGTATGGCAACAGGCTGGGATGGtgacaggaggcagggacaggaaacacagagttcacatcttgaaggtttgtgtgtttgatttggtttggcttgtttaagaaagggtctcactatgtagctctggccgGTCTGGAACTTtcttagatcaggctggccttgaactcacagagatctcttgCTTCTGCCACTCAATTGCTGGTTTCGCcacccctcctcctttttctttggagtgtgtgtgtgtgtgtgtgtgtgtgtgtgtgtgtgtgtgtgtgcctgtgtgagcaaGTGTGTGAAAACATGTGTTTTTgaatatgtggaagccagagacgctccgggtatcttcctcaatcatgtctccatcttgttttttgaggcaggatctctcactcgATCTAAACTCAtctcttatcctcctgcctctgactcctgggcGTTACAGTTGCAGGTGTCACCACAGCACCCAGTTttatttgatttggtttggtttggtttttcgacacagggtttctctgtgtagtccctgctgtcctgaaactcgttttatagaccaggctgtcctcaaattcagagatcaacctgcctttgcctctccagtgctgggattaaaggcgtgcgccaccactgctgggtttttttttttttgttttgttttgttttgttttgtttttaaaaaaagattttattcattatgtatatagaagagggtgccagaccacatggttgtgagccaccatgtggggtgctgggaattgaactcaggacctctggaagagcagtcagtactcttaacctctgagccatctctccagcccggggttttgctttttttattgttttttaatgtgggtttcAGGGGATAACCCAGGTCCTCATCAttatgtggcaagtactttatagACAGAGCCATATCCTCATTCCCCTGTGCCAAGGTGTCAGTCACCATACCCACACTTCATTAAAGAGGACCCACGCTTACACTCCTTCCAGAACAGCCCTGACCCTGCACCAGCTGGGCCTTCTGGCCTGGCactcccagccctgcccatcaGGACCAGcccaggacctttgcacttgGAAGAAACAGAGCCCTGGTTTCCATGTGCCTCTGGGATTGTTTATTTGAGTCTTCTAACACCCCAGGGTTTGGATTCTTAGGGAAGAGGATGAAGTCTGAGTGTTTGTAATTTGAGAGGTAGGGgctccccagaaaaaaaaaaataccctaagCCCAACTCAATGAAGCTTGCCCCTTTATTTTGTTACTCAGTGTGCTATTCAgtattatttgttcttttgttattcagtgtgtgtgtgtgtgcgcgcgcacgcgcacaggTGTGCaagcttgtggaggtcagagaacaactttggggaATGGGCTTTTCCCCACTTTGAGGTaacagggctcaaactcaggttgtcaagcttggcaagGAGGACGGACCTTTATCCTCTGGACCATCTGCCTCCCCCAAGCTTTTCATCTAGCTGGATGGGTCTCAGGTTCCAACCGAGCTAATTGCGCGGCCCCTGGGGCCCTCAGAGCACAACAACATCCTCAGTCCAAGAGCCTGGGCAGGGCAGCTTTGGGAAACAAGAAAAAGTGTGAAGTCATTTACCTCTGTGAAGACCCAGCCCTGTTCTAGGTGGTGGGAGTGCCATATAATAAAACAGGCAAAAACTGCCTGTCAGTCTTGGAACATTCTCAATGTCCTGGTGGTGGCAACCGAGCGGAGCAGAGACAAAGAACCAGAAATCAATGAGAAGCCAAGCGTGGCCTCTCTCACACAGAATCTCACCACTCATGCAGGGGAGGCAAAACcatcttgagtttaaggccaccctaggctacacagtgcagtcctttggggggagggggacagagaaaagaaggggggaagggggaagaaaagggaaggcgggaggggagaaggaggaaaagaggaagaaaagagagtacACTTCAGATGGTATCAAATTGGAAAAGGCCTGGGCATTGTGGGTAAGAAGCTGGCATGGTTCTGTTgctatcatttgttttttgtttggggacagggtcCCAAGCCACCCACACTGAACTCCAGTTCACTAAGTAGCTGGggaggaggaccttgaacttctgatgtaCATTAGGGTGGTGATTGTCAACCTACCATCTCGCAGGGTTTATTCAGTGCCCAGGACAGACCACGGACTTCTAGCATGCTGGTTAAGCCCTCTACCCAGTGAGTTACATCCCCTGCTTCTAAAATGACAAAAGACTTgggcctggggagaggggagggaggggaggaggtcaATAAGCCTATTGGGCAGCTGTTGGAGCGCCCCGTGAAGAAGGACCCCAAGTACAGGTCCTTGGAGTGTCTAGGAACAAAACACGAAGAGCCAGACCCTAGCTgtggtggggggaagaggagaaggaaggaatttGGGTACGGGCCACCCCAAGGCCAACTCTTAAGAGCCGTGAATCAGGGGAGATAGTGCTCAGAGGCAACAGGGATTGGTGTTccgggcttttgttttgttttgatgtttgtttgtttgagccagggtctccagTGGCCCATTTGGCCTTGAATTCTTTCCCTAGCCAAGACGATCTGGaactcctgcctccctcctcgtCCCCAAGGGCTGAGATGATAGGCGTGATACACTGTGCAGGGCTTTTCGAATGCGTGCTGTGTCTTATTCTGAGACACACTCTAGAGTCCaccctggctttgaactcaaagctaccttcttgcctcagcctcggGCATGAGCCAACACACCTagcttgactttttcctttctgttctcgCCCTGTATCCAATCTCTTTCCCACCTCACCCTGGCACTCACTCTGCCCCCCTGAGGAGAGAAAACAAGACGCCCCCGTGAAGAGAACCTCAGTGAGGAAAAGCAGCTCTGGGTGGGACAGTAATCCAGCTAAGGCTGCTACCGTCCCATGAGAAGGAGCTGGACAAGAATTTGAACTCAACACTTGGGTGGGTGAGGGGAGCTCTTCAGGTGGGCGGCCCCGGCTTCAGAGTCCAGTGTGTTCAAATATAGACCTTACTACCTGCCTGCGTCAAGCTGGAGGGACCCAGGGCAGGTACTGCAATTCCGTCCTCTGACAACGACAAACGGCCGCAGCCACGCCCCCACCGGGTCCTCCCAGTGCCGGCTGTCCAAAGGAGGTGGCCTCGCCCCCATCCTACGCCTCCCGTGCTGGAAAGGCTGGAGGTGAGGGCAACAGAGCCAAGCAGTTTACTATTGGTGATTTgcgcttcaaaaaaaaaaaaaaaaaaaaaatcactgaagagCCCCTCCCCCCTCTATGTCTCAAGAAAATTTGTTGAGGATGAGGAGCTAGGAGAGGTTTGGAAAGGAGAGAGCACAGAGGGCACGGCCCTCCCTCGACATCATCCCCCACCCCATTGCATTCGGTTTCTGGTTAAGTCCTTCCTCCCTTggtgaaggggagggggaggacggACGGGACTGGACGGGGACGGGGCACACGTCACTGTCCCCAGGAGAGCGAGCCCCACCTTCCTCCTCTGGGCACCAGCTAAGTCCAACCCACCCCATCCCAGAGCCAACCCAGTCTCAGGAACCAGTCTCCAAAGCCACAGGCAGGTGCAGAGGCAGCCTCCGTGAAAGCCCCGGGAGAGGAGCCGTTAGCGCGTCCTTTGCCATCCACCCGTCGGCCCCCGGCGACAGTCGTCCGTCAATCTTCGCCCGACAGTTGGTTCTGAAGTCCAGGGCTCGCGATCCCTCGTCTTCCAGCCCCCGGAGCTGCCCGGCAGAGCCGGTTCAAGTCCAGCAGCCATGTCCATGGGCCTGGAGATCACCGGCACGTTGCTGGCCGTGCTGGGCTGGCTGTGCACCATCGTGTGCTGCGCTCTTCCTACGTGGCGCGTTTCGGCTTTCATCGGTAACACCATCGTCACGGCGCAGATCACCTGGGAGGGCCTGTGGATGGACTGCGTGGTGCAGAGCACCGGGCAGATGCAGTGCAAGATGTACGAATCGCTGCTGGCCCTGCCGCAGGACCTGCAGGCCGCCCGAGCCCTCCTGGTGGTGTCCATCCTGCTGGCCGCCTTCGGGCTCCTCGTGGCGCTCGTGGGCGCCCAGTGCACCAACTGCATCCAAGACGAGACGGCCAAGGCCAAGGTCACCATCGGGGCGGGAGTGGTTTTCCTGTTGTGCGCTCTGCTCACCTTAATACCCGTGTCCTGGTCGGCCAACACCATCATCAGGGATTTCTATAACCCGCTGGTGCCCGAGTCTCAGAAGCGGGAGATGGGATCCGGGTTGTACGTGGGCTGGGCTGCCGCCGCAATGCAGCTGCTAGGGGGCGCCTTGCTTTGCTGCTCCTGCCCACCGCGGGAGAAGTACGCGCCCACCAAGATCCTCTATTCTGCGCC
This window contains:
- the Cldn3 gene encoding claudin-3 — its product is MSMGLEITGTLLAVLGWLCTIVCCALPTWRVSAFIGNTIVTAQITWEGLWMDCVVQSTGQMQCKMYESLLALPQDLQAARALLVVSILLAAFGLLVALVGAQCTNCIQDETAKAKVTIGAGVVFLLCALLTLIPVSWSANTIIRDFYNPLVPESQKREMGSGLYVGWAAAAMQLLGGALLCCSCPPREKYAPTKILYSAPRSTGPGTATGTAYDRKDYV